The region CAAGCTCACTTAACACCTCCCTTTTGGGTGGAAGCCCTTCATACCGCTACCTACCTTCTCAACAGGCGCCCCTCATGAGCCATCACACCATATACGCCATACTATCTCCTCCACGGCGTGCAACCCGAGTACTCTCATCTTCGTGTGTTCGGCTGCCTATGTTTCCCTAACCTCTATGCCACCATGGACAACAAACTCTCCCCTCGCTCCTCTCCTTGTGTTTTCCTTGGTTACCCCCTAGAACACAAAGGGTACAGGTGCTACGACCTCACGACTCGACGCGTTATCGTTTCCCGTCACGTCGTTTTCGACGAAACAATATTTTCATATCACCACCACACGCCGGACCACACCACCCCCACGTCCACATCTGATCGCCATGCAGATCCCCCCCACCGGCCGAATCTCNNNNNNNNNNNNNNNNNNNNNNNNNNNNNNNNNNNNNNNNNNNNNNNNNNNNNNNNNNNNNNNNNNNNNNNNNNNNNNNNNNNNNNNNNNNNNNNNNNNNNNNNNNNNNNNNNNNNNNNNNNNNNNNNNNNNNNNNNNNNNNNNNNNNNNNNNNNNNNNNNNNNNNNNNNNNNNNNNNNNNNNNNNNNNNNNNNNNNNNNNNNNNNNNNNNNNNNNNNNNNNNNNNNNNNNNNNNNNNNNNNNNNNNNNNNNNNNNNNNNNNNNNNNNNNNNNNNNNNNCCGCACGATCCTCCTCGTTCCGCACGCCCGGTCCCGCTGGCCCCACCCGCTCGCCTGCCTCGCAACCCACGCCCGATTCCCCTGTCACGCCAGATTCGCCTGCCTCGCCTGCCTCATCTGACTCCTCCTCGGATCCATCGCCAAATCCTCCTGCCAGCGGACCAGCCGACCCCACCGGATCCTCCTCGCTTTCCACTCCATCCACTCCGCCTGCGCCACCTCTCCCTCGCCATGCAGTGCCCATTCAGCCACCCCATAACGCACACAAGATGTCCACCAGGGCCAAAACTGGTTTTCTAATGCCAAAGCGCTTATTTCTTGCCGATGCCACGTCCCACACTATCTCTCCCATACCACCCACCTACAAATCAGCTCTTAAAGACCCCCATTGGCACCACGCTATGTTAGAAGAATATCATGCTTTAATGGATAACTTTACTTGGTCTTTGGTGCCTAAGCCTGCAGGTGTTAACATTGTCACGGGCAAGTGGATATTTCGTCACAAGTTCAACAACGACGGCTCCTTGGCACGTTACAAAGCTCGGTGGGTTGTTCGTGGGTTCACTCAACAAGAAGGTGTGGACTATGGTGAAACATTCAGTCCTGTGGTGAAGCCGGCTACCATTCGCGTGGTGCTCAGTCTTGCTACATCTCAGTCATGGCCAATCCATCAACTTGATGTCAAGAATGCATTCCTTCATGGCGATCTCAATGAGACAGTGTATTGCTCCCAACCAGCGGGCTTTGTGGATCCCTCTCGGCCCGACCATGTCTGTCTTCTTCGCAAGTCcttatatggcctgaagcaagctCCACGCACATGGTTTCTTCGGTTCCAAGCATTCCTATTGTCATTGGGTTTTCGGGCTTCCAAGAGTGATTCCTCCTTGTTCATCAAGCATCATGGCTCCTCCATTGCATATTTGTTagtctatgtggatgacatcattctCACGGCTAACTCCCCCGCCGTTCTCTCCTCCGTCATCAACTCCCTCAAGTCGGAGTTCTCCATGACGGATCTTGGCCCTCTCCATCATTTCTTGGGCATCAATGTCACTACCAACACCTCCGGCCTTTTCCTATGCCAACAACAATACACACTTGAGATCCTCGCGCGTGCCAAGATGCTAAACTGCAAGCCCGTCTCCACACCTATCGACACCAGCTCCAAGTCCTCCTCCCAAGACGGCCAACTCCTCTCCAATCCCACACACTATCGCAGCCTGGCCGGCGCCCTCCAATACCTTACTCTCACCCGGCCTGACATCGCTTATGCCGTTCAACAAGTTTGCTTATTCATGCATGCCCCACGAGACACGCACATGCAACTTGTCAAACGGATCCTTCGGTACTTACAGGGCACCTCTCACTATGGTCTCCAACTCTATAAGTCCTCCTCCATGGATCTTATTGCTTACACTGATGCGGATTGGGCGGGTTGTCCGGATACACGTCGGTCTACTTCTGGCTTTTGTGTGTTCCTCGGCTCCAATCTTGTCTCTTGGTCATCCAAGAGGCAGCCCACTATCTCTCGTTCCAGTGCCGAAGCGGAGTACCGGGGTGTGGCGAACTGTGTGGCCGAATCATGCTGGTTGCGTCAACTCCTCCATGAACTTCATCTCCCTCCCACCCGGGCCACCATTGTGTATTGTGGCAACATCAGTGCCTCTTATCTTGCATGCAATCCGGTGCAACACCAAcgcacaaagcatattgagatcgaTTTACACTTCGTCCGTGATCGCGTGGCTCTTGGCGAagttcgtgttcttcatgttccttCGAGCTCTCAATTTGCTGATGTTTTCACCAAGGGGTTGCCGTCTCAAGTGTTTCACGATTTTCGTCCAGCCTGAACATCCTTCCACATGGAGTTCCGGCTGAGGGGGGGTGTTAGACAAAGTCATATACTCATGTAACGTTGCCGCAATTCTAGGATCGGGAGACCACGTCGGGCCCGAGTGCCACTTGTATAGGACGGGCAGTTCTCCCTCATATAATGATGTACTGTGATCTGTAAATCAATCAAGGAAATATCTTTCCAACTACGCACACACAAGGAATTCAAATAAAACGGAATTCCAATATTGAATTACAAATTTGTGATGCGTGAACGATAATGCAAGGGCCTAGAACGCATGGCAAAAGAGGATGAAGTCACACTTACAGCTGACGCATATTCCACAATAGTCTTCGCTAGGGTATAGTTAAAAACAAAAGTCCGGTTGTTGCTGTCGACACTGTGTCCTGTGAATGATAATTAGGGCTTTTTTGTTGATATGGTTGATGATTATGCATGAAAACAACTAAAAATATTAATCACCGACAAAAAAATGCGCTATGAGATTTCTGGTAAAGAAATTTCTGGTAGACTGGAGCTTGCGCCCAAAAGGAAATGCTAATACAGTCACAAAAATGGTGCGGCgaaccgagagatacctctccgtgctCCGTGAGAGGCTACGGACAGCAGCAAGAGCGCccccacggccgccgccgccgccgccgcgacccaCCGCCGGCTCCCCATTTAGAAGTACACGGCCACTGGGATGCGAAGAAATCGGGCGCGGAGAACCGATTCAGGACCTGTTCGCCCGCAACGAGACGTGGTTGAAAACTTGGGCGGAGGATGAAGAGGCGAGGTGGATCAAGCAAGAAAGGGATGAGGAAGGAAGGTGGGATGAGGCGGGGCGCCACGGCTCTGCTCGGGTCGCTGTCGTGTTGGTGCGTGTTTGGTTGGACTGTGTCACCGGAATCGGCCATGGAAAGTCAAGCAGGAGTTCTAGCAGACTCTGCCTTGGGTGTAGTAATGCCGGGTCGTTGCAGAGGATAGAGGTGGCGGGGTCTGGGTGTGACGTGCCGGCGCCACACTGGGTTGACGTGTCAACGTTACACAGAATTGTCACAGGTTGGGTTTTCTAGTGGCAGCGCCGTGCACGCGTGCTCTTTTCCATGCACGCCCATATTTTCTAGCGGCAGCGCCGTGCACGCGTGCCGTGCttttttattactccctccgttcatttttTTTGAGGGACCCTCCGTTCACCTATAAAAGACGTTTCAGACAGCCCACGTTGCACTGTTTTAGGTGATGTCTAAATTGTTTACAAGGTCTTATAAAAATGAACAGAGGAAGTATTTAACACATTGCAACCATGAATGTTCCATGCACGCCCGTATACTTACCCTATGAACGCACACCCGCAAACTCTATCTGTAAGAGCCCCTTCAAATCTTGGCTTCGACGGCGACGCTGATGGCGCTGTATAAAAATTCTCCAGATCCTATTTGAAGAGCCGATCGGTCCTATGTTTGAGGATGAATTTGAAATCAGTTTGTTCAAGTAAGGATGGTGTGGCGTCGGCGGCATCTTTGTGGTGAACATGTGTCCTGGGGCTCAGTCATTGCGACGGCGTCTGCTCTAGCGCCGGCGCAGAGCTTGGCTGCTTGGGAGGTAgttcaggagcggatgcagattgtggtatgCATCGGCGGCATCTGAAAGATGGTAGAtcatgtgctgggttcgtggttcgtggatgacaAGTATGGTTTCCTTCTCCAATGTCTTAGTCATGTGGGGTGTCAGATATGGAGTTCGATGACGTATCTGGGGTGTTGCCTTGCTCTGATTCATTCAACGGTAATGGTTTTGTCTTTTGGCGAGCCACTTTGgatgtccgcaaagctgcatatcagtgaTGTAGCCGCGTCGAGCTCAGGTGTGGACGTGATCCATCATTTTTTTTCCTTTAGTGGCTACTGTGGTGGCGTCAGAGGCAGGTGACGGAGTTGGCGTCAAACTCAGAAGATTTTTTCAGTCTTGTTTATAATTTTACTTCTTGTTCGGTGTTCCTTTGTACAAAAACTAGTGTTTTTCTATCTCTTCAATTTTGCCAGGTCAATATGTGTGGGTTTGTACTATGATCTTTGTGATATAAATGAGACATGTACTACCATGCAAAAAAAACTTTGAGATAGAGTCCACAAAGTCATCATAAACGCATCGTAGTCTAGGGTAATGTCTCCTCCCACTAAGATGTTCCCGACTACGAAGGCGTCTATAGTGACTTCGTCAATCTTAAAATAATGTGCcaactcagtctttcggaggtattTATAGGGATAGGGTCTGCGTGTGTGTTCATAGAGATGAGTATATGTGCGTATGTATAAGCGTCtccgtctatactgtgttaaaaattaTTTTTTCACTAAATAAACATTGTCGGAAAAAAAGGCTGGAATAAGTCTTATCTATACTAATATAAAACAATCCCAAAGGGACGGATTTAATTAATTTCATGTAACAGAGTCAACTTCCGAAAGTCCTCTTTCGCGAGTTCATGTAAACAGTAAAATCGGAAAAACTAAAAAGAGGATTTAAAATTCTACCGAACCAAGATGACACCATCCACTGGAACTTAACCACCTCGGGGACATACTCAGCCGCCTCTGCCTACGACACGCAGTTCCTTGGCTCCTACTCTCGTTTCGACACAACCAAGGTCTGGTCTGCAAACGCTGAGCCCAAGTGCAAGTTCTTTGCTTGGCTTGCTCTTCACGGAAGAATCCTCACTGCGGATATGCTGGCTGCGAGGGGTTGGCCTTATGATCCCAGATGCCTGCTCTGTCTCCAACAGCCTGAAACAGCAACCCATCTCTGCAAAGATTGCCCCATCACGGTCGCGGTCTGGAACCAGGTGAACACCTGGACTAACGAAGGCGTTCCTATCTCGGGCTTCCTCCCCGAGCCAGGAAATGTGTCTGACTGGTGGGACAAGACTCTCTTTTCACAGCCCAATCAAGTGCACAAGAGGCGCAGTGGAAGAATCATCTACACGATATGGTCCATTTGGAAGGAGCGTATTAGGCGGGTGTTCACGGGACTGAGGTTGACGCATCGCGAGGTGGCGGCTCTAGCCCTAGACGCAATCAATCAGCGCGACCTGGCGTTTGCTGGCACTCTGCCAGCCGCAGGTATTGGTTAACCTAGTTCTAGGTTTTGTTCTTCTTGTGGTTTCTGCGACGTTCCCTTTAAACGCTCGCCCCTCTGTAAATTGCGTTTTTTCGCCATCTCTTCTATAAGAAAAGGCAGTGCTCCTGccggttcctcaaaaaaaaaagatttaAAATTCTGAAAGAAAAAACCGGTTACAAAGTTTCACGATTTTAACGAATGTCATGCCATGGTCAAACGTCTGAAGCACTCAAAAGTCATTGTTTGGAACAAAAATAATTCAGAttcttttcttaatttttttggattttactgTTTACACAAACTCATTTGATCTCAGAGCTAAGGAACATCGCCTTCGCCGCTATATCTTGTTGTGAggttatttataagtaggtgtatcTAACATTGTCGGAAGGCACGTGAAGGTGTGTCTCCGACGAATCTCACAAAATTCAGTTGGCGTTTCTTTTCGGTTGATCTAGTGGGAGCCGGTCTTCATCCGTCTATGTTCATGTGTCCAatggttggatcctttcgatctatacTTCTATTCACTGATGTTTGCTGTTCTGATACGCTAGTCCTGTGTGACTTTACCACAACTGTTTACTACAATAAGATCTGCCCGACTCCATCGAGGAGGGGCCATGATTGAGGAGGGTCTATGGATTTGGATGTATCGACAGTTCATGAGTAGATTTTTTTAAATGCACTACGTACTgtgttaaataaataaataaataattacacTAGTTACCTATAAACATGTTAGAAAAAAAAACAACAAATACGTAAGCTGCGACCGGGATGGGCAGGCGAAGGCGCCCCGGTTCTGCCTCCGCGCCATGGAGGAGATCAGCTCGGCGCGGATCTCCAGCATCCCATCTTCGCAGGTGCTGTTTACCTTCCcctccttccccctcccccctgggcactgGCGGCGTTCCGGCCTCCGGCACCCGTGGTCGCCCTCGAGATATTAGGGGCATTTCATCGCCATACTTTTAGGGTTCACATAGGCAGCCGGCACCTTCTGTACTCAAATTGGCAGTGGGGATTGATTCGAGAAGCAAATATCAGTGGTTTCTGGGGGATCGCTGCTGACTGCGGTAGTGTTTAATGGCCAATCGTGGCAGAAAATTCACGTTTCGTGGTGTTGGAATAAACCTAGATTTCATAATGTCACTGTGCGGATTCTGTTGTTAGTCCGTctaataatgtaagacattttttgacactacacattatgggacggagggagtacaatcttTTTAGGTTTACCATCCGTGACTAAACTTAGATAATATCATCATTAGGCGGCCAATTAGCAGCACAAACTTGCAGAGTCTTCAGTGTCTGCACTGAATTCGATACTTCTTGAGCGAGTCTCGACTGCTCAGTGGCATACTGAACAATGGAGACCATCATCCCATCAGACTTGGGCATTTTTAGTCTCGTATTGCAACATTGGGACCATGGACCACAAAACAGATTGAAAAGTATTCATAAGCATTCTTTCGTGCTATGCCAGGGACTACCGGACATCGCCTCCTGGGGGCATGGTCATAGATTTGGCCTTCTTGCCTCATTTATGTCACTGTCCACATGACGCAGACTTATTAATAGCAAGATTTGTTTGATTATCTGTGCAGTAACATCACACTATCTCCCTCTCTTCAACTGTGTTGTCCTAACCTAGATGCATAATCCTATATTTTCTTGTAAACATTGGACAACACAACCCCTCACTGCATCGGCACCAACTTTATGAAAATTTCCCTGTAACAGTATATGCCAAAACAGTGATATGAATTAACTGGTTACAGATAGAACCATTTGATTATGCATAATAATAAAAATTACCTGTTCCCACTGCAAACGAAAGTATTTTTCATTGTAAAATAAAGCACATACACCCACTATTTTTTATCTGAGGTTCAAATTACAAATATGAAATCTCTACAACTATATCAGCACCTTGTGTCTCTAAAGCCAAGATTGTTCTTTTTCTCCTCACACCTGCATTCTTGCTAAGAAATCTAAATCCACGTGTCCGTTATTGTACTGTAACGTACATTTCACTACAATTGCAAATGAATAATCTCCTACAACTCGCTTATGAAATGAGGAATCAAATGTGTTCAGAAGTTCTGCTACCATCTACGGTTGAAGCTAGTCAGTTACGACACATAAGCTCTTTTGCTCTTACCACAAGAGCGGAGATAGGTGTGTTGTACTCCATGAAACCTGCATCACCCAAGAAGAACTTGTAGTTCTCAGCGTGTGACAGTGTTTGTTCGACGACTGAGAGGGCTTCTGTCATCCTGAATTCGTTGAAACAGTCCGCATAGCGATAATTGGACTCCATCATGTAAATGACCTGCTCAAGTATAACCCTTCTGATCCCAGGACAATTAGCGCCAGGTTCCGTATTTGCATTCAACACATCGACGAGCCTTTTCacaaatcttcgcttaatctggccGCCTTCTAGTTCTTGGGTAAAGTCTTCAGGAATGGTTTTACAAATTAGTGAACTAAGGCCAATGATGATCTCTAGTTCTGCCCCTTCCACGTcaattattttctccaacacctgtgATGATATGTATCATAATTAGTGACAATTCAATTTGTAGCTATACTACATAATCAGTGATAATAAACGGGCAGAAGTACAAAATTGCAGGGATCTACGAACAACTcacgcacaagaacaaatacaaatgATAAATTTCGTTAGCCACCTCTAATACTGCACTTGTTGCTTGAATTAACAGGGCTCACCTCTCGCAAGATATGAGATAGCTCCTTCAGGTCCGGCTCTCTGAGCTCGTGTTGAGAGTGCAGGCACAGGTTACGTAACAGACTTGCTGCCATATATATGTACTTGCCATcatggatcaagatcatatgtttcaaTTTCTTAATGAAGTCTGGTTCCTGCAACACAATCAAGCAATTTTGGGCACTTTCTGTCGTCAACATTGCCAGTGCTTGCCCCGCGACCTTCCGTGACAAGTGATCAGCATTGGCGATCATGGGATTTTCTTCATTGAGAAATGTCTGCTTCAGCCTGGTGATGATCAGTTGAATGCGACCAATGTCCTGCCTTATGTTCCCATCAATGGCAATGTTCCTGAGGATTCCGGTCACCAACTTTCTCGATTCCTGGCTGCTTCTGTTGTCTTTCAAGATTTCTGAAAGGTTTCTCAATAGGAAGGGATGTTTTGATATCTTGTACCGAAGTGTTATGCCAATTTCCCCACCAATACCTGTGAGTCTTTGCAGCACCTTCAGTGATGACTTCAACATGACCTTTTGTTCTGCCTCGGTATCCACAGTGTTCATGGCATGTTTGAATCTCGTGAATCCTATGATTTTCGGGATGAGGTTAGCCGCATTGTTAATTTCCACACAGTTTTCCTGATCACACCAAGCAAGACTTTCAATTATCGACATGGCCAGTGCAGGGAGAAGATCATGGTCTGCCGACAGCTGCTCCTTGGGAATTGAACATAATTTTTTCATCCACTGCCAGCATCTGATTATGTAAGAGTTCTGTTTGTCGACGAAAGGTTGTTGGGTCGAGCATGTTTGTGTTTCTTCAAGTAGGTTATTGGTGTCTTGAAGTGGGTCTTGTCTTTGCGATTGGTTAACAGCTGCATCCCTTACTGTATGATGTTCTTGCTCCCGGTTATCTTCTCTATTCAGAAATTGATCTTGTCTTTCTTCTTGCTCATCATCTGTGTCCAGAAGTGGATTTCTTCTTCTCGGTCTGCTATCAGCATCAAGAAGTGCTGATACAAGCTGCATTGTACCGGGGAAGGTAACAACATGGAGGTCTTTTGCAAGTTCAGCGGTGACCTTCGCGGCATACAGTCTGATAGTTGTATCCTTTGGACTTGTCCAATTCAACATCCTGATTATTCTGGCCACCGTCTTGGTAGAAGTGGTGAGTTTTGAAAGTAGCTGTGCCTTGGTTGGCTCCCTTTGCAGAAAGCTGTGCATCATCCGAATACCATAGAGCTGATTCTTGGATGAATTGGAGTTTAGAGAATCCATGGCAAAGTTACTCAGGCTGATCTTCTTTGGAGCAAGCACACCTTCTTGCATGCGTTTCTCTAGGGCATATGCATAGTACAGATTTACGGAGTCCACTCCCCACTGACCTCTAAATACACCACAGTGGACAAGGGACCTCCGCGGGATGAACGAAAAGAACTCGAGCATGCAAGCCACAGCATAAAGGATTCCTTGTCCAAGCACCATCCAATAGAAGATTTCAAGAGATGCTGCCAGGTTCTCTTGGTCATCCTTGTAGCTATGCTGTAAGCTCAAGCTTGCTAGGCAGATTCTTAACACTGCTGCTGGAACCTGGAAGTTGCCAAATGACACCACCACCAAGGCACACACTTGGACTATCATGATAAGGGACATGTTCATGAATGGATCTAAGTGTAGCATGTACACCTGCATCCCTAGCGCAGCAATCATGCACAAGTTTATAAAAACTCGGCGCCAAAGTTTTTGTTTTCTGCCAAGAATACTATCCGCTAGTTTGACGATTCTGGTGAACCGTAGCCTGCTTATTGTCACCAATAGCACTGGCACAAGTAGTGCTGTGAATACAATCCAACTGGTCAATGGGCCTATCCCTCCGTTGTACAGAGGTGGAGCCGTCAGTAGGATTGCAACCAAGGGGCTCCACAGTGACGTGGCACGGCGTAGCGGATTGCATATGTTCAGTTTCAGCCCAGACAGGAATCGGCCAGTTGCAAATATTATTACTATCGATAGAAGCATCATATCAGACAGATAATCTTTCTCCCAGAGGATCACGAAAACATCAAAAAAGCATAGTACTGCAACCAGTCCATTCCAGCCCACAGGTCTAAAAGCTCCCCTTGTGTTAAAGAACAGTTGGTAATCCATTCTGTTGTTGCGGGTGAACATCCTGAAGTATGCATATATGCATTCATTTTATTATATATGGGCATTATATAAATCACAAATTCTAGAGTGTAAGATCATAATGTTTAAGAAAGATAGACAATGCTTTCAGTAGGTCATAACAGCGCTGGGTTCTTAATTTGGACCGTTAAGCTTGCATGACAATTTTTGCAGCAGTGTTCTAATTAATTTCAACCAGTAGAAAAGTTACGGTACTATTATAGGGAAATATCTAGTGCATACCTCTATTTCGAGTGTATATTTCTGTATATAATTACTGACGTTATTTACGCCTTGGAGAAAGTCTAATATGTACATCCTCTGTTTCTAAACATAAGACGTTTTTGGCAGTTcaacgtcttatatttaggaacagaggtagtacataGGTCCGAGTATATGTACCCCTTTGTGAGTTTGTAT is a window of Triticum dicoccoides isolate Atlit2015 ecotype Zavitan chromosome 2B, WEW_v2.0, whole genome shotgun sequence DNA encoding:
- the LOC119360698 gene encoding uncharacterized protein LOC119360698, producing the protein MFTRNNRMDYQLFFNTRGAFRPVGWNGLVAVLCFFDVFVILWEKDYLSDMMLLSIVIIFATGRFLSGLKLNICNPLRRATSLWSPLVAILLTAPPLYNGGIGPLTSWIVFTALLVPVLLVTISRLRFTRIVKLADSILGRKQKLWRRVFINLCMIAALGMQVYMLHLDPFMNMSLIMIVQVCALVVVSFGNFQVPAAVLRICLASLSLQHSYKDDQENLAASLEIFYWMVLGQGILYAVACMLEFFSFIPRRSLVHCGVFRGQWGVDSVNLYYAYALEKRMQEGVLAPKKISLSNFAMDSLNSNSSKNQLYGIRMMHSFLQREPTKAQLLSKLTTSTKTVARIIRMLNWTSPKDTTIRLYAAKVTAELAKDLHVVTFPGTMQLVSALLDADSRPRRRNPLLDTDDEQEERQDQFLNREDNREQEHHTVRDAAVNQSQRQDPLQDTNNLLEETQTCSTQQPFVDKQNSYIIRCWQWMKKLCSIPKEQLSADHDLLPALAMSIIESLAWCDQENCVEINNAANLIPKIIGFTRFKHAMNTVDTEAEQKVMLKSSLKVLQRLTGIGGEIGITLRYKISKHPFLLRNLSEILKDNRSSQESRKLVTGILRNIAIDGNIRQDIGRIQLIITRLKQTFLNEENPMIANADHLSRKVAGQALAMLTTESAQNCLIVLQEPDFIKKLKHMILIHDGKYIYMAASLLRNLCLHSQHELREPDLKELSHILREVLEKIIDVEGAELEIIIGLSSLICKTIPEDFTQELEGGQIKRRFVKRLVDVLNANTEPGANCPGIRRVILEQVIYMMESNYRYADCFNEFRMTEALSVVEQTLSHAENYKFFLGDAGFMEYNTPISALVQECRCEEKKNNLGFRDTSGNREIFIKLVPMQ